The proteins below come from a single Acidobacteriota bacterium genomic window:
- a CDS encoding MopE-related protein, which yields MKLSKSVLMTLALLGASLVSAEETSRTLEAAPMVPVWSSDAGKVTTNYGYSVAGIGDTDGDALPEIAIGAPNYWFGSPCCEQQGLVRVYSGATSFPASTPAWSRNGPTGLASYGVGVAGGDFNGDGFDDLVFSSGSDIDSHEILVYQGSSSGLSSVANWEWEVISPALIGFGPSISNAGDVNGDGFDDLIAGSSWFQNGEAGEGAAFVFHGSAAGLSLAPDWTREGNQVNVHLGEQVLGVGDVDADGFDDVLIRLFDSTLGLFHGSVMGLAATPSRLLDFAGLGFLQRIDAAGDVNNDGYADIIVGDQSFTDGQSGEGRALLYLGSASGLAATAAWSIESDTEQAKFGSTVGGVGDVNDDGYDDVLVGALHYPDTLSPGRVWLYLGSPAGLETVPYRTAELPSVDYRIDAAGDVNGDGFGDMLVSMPNDEVHLFQGPCPGLDGDADGLGNDCDNCPDDVNANQWDTDADGLGDVCDLCPVDPTNHDPDADLVCGAADNCPTDANPAQTDDDSDGAGLVCDCDDTDPLVYPGAPEILDGMDQQCPGDGGYGLIDEISGNAGFHDPADKDLYSWQPQQGATHYDVARAETVEFTTGCTAFVIAGQSSFLDVTAPSPGTTLFYLVRSGRPLRGSWGADSVGQERSVPCAAP from the coding sequence ATGAAACTGAGCAAATCCGTTCTCATGACTCTGGCATTGCTCGGCGCCTCGCTGGTCTCCGCAGAAGAAACGTCGAGAACCCTCGAAGCGGCCCCCATGGTCCCGGTCTGGTCCTCCGACGCCGGGAAGGTCACGACGAATTACGGTTACTCGGTGGCCGGCATCGGTGACACGGACGGCGACGCTCTTCCGGAGATCGCCATCGGTGCGCCGAACTACTGGTTCGGGTCTCCATGCTGCGAGCAGCAGGGCCTGGTACGCGTGTACTCAGGAGCCACGAGTTTTCCTGCCTCGACTCCCGCCTGGTCGCGCAACGGTCCGACTGGCCTGGCGTCCTACGGTGTCGGCGTCGCAGGGGGGGATTTCAACGGCGATGGGTTCGACGACCTGGTCTTCTCCTCCGGATCCGACATCGACTCCCACGAGATCTTGGTCTACCAGGGGTCGTCATCGGGTCTATCTTCCGTTGCGAACTGGGAGTGGGAGGTGATCAGCCCCGCCTTGATAGGCTTCGGGCCGTCCATCAGCAACGCAGGGGACGTGAACGGAGATGGCTTCGATGACCTGATTGCAGGATCCTCCTGGTTTCAGAACGGCGAAGCCGGCGAGGGCGCGGCGTTCGTGTTCCACGGATCGGCCGCCGGTCTTTCCCTCGCGCCCGACTGGACCCGTGAAGGCAATCAGGTCAACGTCCATCTCGGCGAACAGGTTCTGGGAGTCGGCGACGTCGATGCCGACGGGTTCGATGATGTGCTGATCCGATTGTTCGACAGCACGCTCGGTCTATTTCACGGATCGGTGATGGGCCTCGCAGCGACGCCGTCCCGCTTGCTCGACTTTGCGGGCCTTGGTTTCCTGCAACGAATCGACGCCGCCGGTGACGTGAACAACGACGGGTACGCCGACATCATCGTCGGGGATCAGAGTTTCACCGACGGTCAGTCGGGTGAAGGGCGCGCCCTGCTCTATCTGGGGTCCGCTTCCGGACTCGCCGCGACCGCCGCATGGTCTATTGAGTCCGACACCGAGCAGGCGAAGTTCGGCTCGACGGTCGGGGGCGTCGGAGACGTGAACGACGACGGATACGACGACGTGCTCGTCGGCGCGTTGCACTATCCGGATACCCTGTCGCCTGGACGCGTCTGGCTGTACCTCGGATCGCCCGCCGGCCTGGAGACGGTTCCCTACCGCACGGCGGAACTGCCCAGCGTTGACTACAGGATCGACGCCGCCGGCGACGTCAACGGCGACGGCTTCGGCGACATGCTCGTCTCGATGCCAAACGACGAGGTCCATCTGTTCCAGGGACCCTGCCCGGGACTCGATGGAGACGCCGACGGACTGGGGAACGACTGTGACAACTGTCCAGACGACGTCAATGCCAACCAATGGGATACCGACGCCGATGGTCTGGGCGACGTCTGCGATCTCTGTCCGGTCGACCCGACCAACCACGATCCCGATGCCGATCTGGTTTGCGGCGCAGCGGACAACTGTCCGACGGATGCAAACCCCGCACAGACGGATGACGACTCCGACGGCGCGGGGCTGGTCTGCGATTGCGACGACACGGACCCGCTTGTCTATCCCGGAGCCCCCGAGATCCTCGACGGGATGGACCAGCAGTGCCCCGGCGACGGGGGCTACGGCCTGATCGACGAGATCTCCGGCAACGCGGGATTCCACGACCCTGCCGACAAGGATCTCTACTCGTGGCAGCCCCAGCAGGGTGCGACCCACTACGACGTGGCGCGGGCCGAGACGGTAGAGTTCACGACCGGTTGCACGGCGTTCGTGATCGCCGGTCAGAGTTCGTTCCTCGACGTCACGGCGCCGTCGCCCGGCACGACGCTGTTCTATCTGGTTCGCTCCGGTAGGCCACTGCGTGGGAGTTGGGGCGCCGATTCGGTCGGTCAGGAGCGGTCGGTTCCCTGCGCGGCTCCGTAA
- a CDS encoding YajD family HNH nuclease gives MSSHDDPSDKAPIDPIVEKFRRDKARAEGSYRARALKLFPHVCAHCGREFEGSRLRELTVHHKDVDPTNNPPDGSNWELLCLYCHDNEHGRDRDALAGDGSVKKREADGLHQPFADLLTKK, from the coding sequence ATGTCTTCCCACGACGACCCATCCGACAAGGCCCCAATCGATCCCATCGTCGAGAAGTTCCGACGGGACAAGGCAAGAGCGGAGGGATCCTATCGCGCCCGAGCGCTCAAGCTCTTTCCTCACGTCTGCGCCCACTGCGGTCGAGAGTTCGAAGGCTCGCGTCTGCGAGAGTTGACGGTCCATCACAAGGACGTCGACCCGACCAACAACCCGCCCGACGGTAGCAACTGGGAGTTGCTCTGTCTCTACTGCCATGACAACGAACATGGGCGTGACCGCGACGCGCTGGCGGGTGATGGTTCGGTAAAGAAGCGAGAGGCCGACGGCCTGCATCAGCCCTTCGCCGACCTACTGACGAAGAAGTAA
- a CDS encoding YdiU family protein — MPIPFNNSYARLPDAFFAAASPTPVTAPAMIGLNRELATTLGIDVAELDSPEGLAFLAGNKIPAGAEPLAMAYSGHQFGGFSPQLGDGRAILLGEVVGSDGIRRDIQLKGSGQTPFSRRGDGRSALGPVLREYIVSEAMAALGVPTTRALAAVTTGDDVVREGLVPGGIFTRVARSHIRIGTFEWFASRKDPDNLRVLADHVIGRHYPDATTEDNPYRFLLDGVIERQAKLVAHWMQIGFIHGVMNTDNMSVSGETLDYGPCAFLDNYDAGKVFSSIDHQGRYAFGNQGPIAFWNLTRLAETLLPLLDDEQDAAVAIAETALKRFPDRYDSFLRKRLTAKIGIGDGVPINNDEDDWKLIETLLAVMTQGEADFTLVFRHLSDALETGNDDAVVALFNTPDGIVSWLGDWRARLDDAHRGAALTVMRRANPVFIPRNHRVEEAIVAGNQGDFEPFHRLNRVLEQPFAVQPEFEAYESPPGPDEVVEETFCGT, encoded by the coding sequence ATGCCCATACCGTTCAACAACAGCTACGCCCGTCTGCCCGATGCGTTTTTCGCTGCGGCCTCCCCCACTCCCGTCACCGCGCCGGCGATGATCGGGCTGAACCGGGAGCTGGCAACAACGCTGGGCATCGACGTCGCCGAGCTGGATTCGCCGGAGGGGCTCGCCTTCCTTGCGGGGAACAAGATCCCGGCCGGCGCCGAACCGCTGGCCATGGCCTACTCCGGTCATCAGTTCGGGGGTTTCTCGCCTCAGCTGGGCGACGGCCGGGCGATCCTGCTGGGAGAAGTTGTCGGCAGCGACGGCATCCGTCGCGACATCCAGCTGAAGGGCTCGGGACAGACACCGTTCTCCCGTCGCGGGGATGGACGGTCGGCGTTGGGTCCCGTCCTCCGCGAGTACATCGTCTCGGAAGCGATGGCGGCGCTGGGTGTGCCGACGACTCGTGCCCTGGCCGCCGTCACGACGGGAGACGACGTTGTTCGCGAGGGTCTGGTCCCCGGCGGGATCTTCACGCGAGTCGCCCGGTCCCACATCCGCATCGGGACGTTCGAATGGTTCGCGTCACGAAAGGACCCTGACAACCTGCGGGTCCTGGCCGACCATGTGATCGGGCGGCATTACCCCGACGCCACCACCGAGGATAATCCGTATCGTTTTTTGCTGGACGGCGTTATCGAGCGACAGGCGAAGCTCGTTGCCCACTGGATGCAGATCGGCTTCATCCACGGCGTGATGAACACCGACAACATGAGCGTCTCGGGCGAGACTCTGGACTACGGGCCCTGTGCGTTCCTCGACAACTACGATGCGGGAAAGGTATTCAGCTCGATCGATCATCAGGGACGTTACGCGTTCGGCAATCAGGGTCCCATCGCGTTCTGGAACCTGACCCGTCTTGCTGAGACGCTGCTTCCGCTGCTGGATGACGAGCAGGATGCGGCGGTCGCCATCGCAGAGACCGCGCTCAAGCGTTTCCCTGATCGGTACGACAGCTTTCTCAGGAAACGGCTGACCGCCAAGATCGGGATCGGCGACGGCGTCCCCATTAATAATGATGAGGACGACTGGAAGCTGATCGAGACGTTGTTGGCGGTGATGACCCAGGGCGAGGCCGACTTCACGCTTGTGTTCCGGCATCTGTCCGATGCGCTCGAGACCGGTAACGACGACGCGGTGGTGGCGTTGTTCAACACGCCCGACGGGATCGTCTCTTGGCTGGGCGATTGGCGGGCGCGGTTAGACGATGCCCACCGCGGCGCGGCACTGACCGTGATGCGCCGGGCAAACCCCGTCTTCATCCCCCGCAATCATCGCGTCGAGGAAGCGATCGTCGCCGGTAATCAAGGTGACTTCGAACCGTTCCATCGGCTCAATCGGGTGCTGGAGCAGCCCTTCGCGGTGCAACCCGAGTTCGAAGCGTACGAATCCCCGCCCGGCCCTGATGAGGTTGTGGAAGAGACGTTTTGTGGGACTTAG
- a CDS encoding SlyX family protein, giving the protein MSLEKRIVDLEVRAAYQDKLIAELDGVLREFSTRVETLESLLKDVKESANAEPIGPADEKPPHY; this is encoded by the coding sequence ATGTCACTCGAAAAACGCATCGTCGATCTGGAAGTTCGTGCCGCGTACCAGGACAAGCTGATCGCAGAGCTGGATGGGGTGCTTCGTGAGTTCTCGACCCGGGTCGAGACCCTGGAGTCGCTGTTGAAAGACGTGAAGGAAAGCGCCAACGCCGAGCCCATCGGCCCAGCCGACGAGAAGCCGCCGCACTACTAG